The Chelonia mydas isolate rCheMyd1 chromosome 1, rCheMyd1.pri.v2, whole genome shotgun sequence nucleotide sequence GAACCCACTCTAGTCAGCCAGGCTCTAGTGTGAGCTATCAAAGTGCCTGCGCTGTCCCCCCACCTACATCCCAGTGGAAGTGTgttggtgggggggatggggggggagataCGGGGAGATTAAAGGCAAGAGCAGAGTTGTGGAGACACTTGAAGGTGAGGACAATAAATTTGAATGTGAGGTGGAAGGAGACAAGAAGCCAGAGAAGAGACATTGccacagcagtgggggagggtgaAGATTTTTTTTGCAGTGGTGTGTTGAGTAGActgcagaggagaaaggaaagaggcaGGTAGTTAGGGAGGCCAGGGTGCAGCTGTCAGGGTGAGAGATGACTAAAAGGACCAGGGGCTTGGCAATGGGGATCCTTCTCATTTCAGTAACCTTCCCATGTCCAGTGATTTAGCCACTAAGAATGTGTCACACTTTATGCCGTATATATTTGAGACAGTTTATTTTTCTCTACAGATTTATCGTATGAACAAGCCAGAAGGTCAGCATGGACAAGTCATAGTCACCCTGCTCCTCAAACAAAAGGTAAGCACCTGCTTACTTTCCAGCATGGGGGCCCAATTCATGTCAGGTGTATCTCCTCTGGAAATGGAATTCAAACTTGAGCACCTATGTTATGCCACAGAATTCTGCATTTGGGTATTCAAACTATTATTTGGTGTCTGAAACTGGTACTTGGGTATCAAAGGACTGGTCTGAGAATTAAAATAAGGATTTGGGTGTTTTAAacttaggcacccaaatttgaaaatcTGCCTACAATAGGCCTATTTTTGATATAGCTcactcaaagaaagaaaagtaacaaGAGTTTGGATCAATGTAAAATCCTTAGCTCTACCAATAAATCAAACAGAGATATAGAGCAGAAGCACTGTAGACTCTGCAGAAAAAATAGATTAATACTTACTGAGtggttgaaatgtttcaaaagtgATTTGAGTATTCCTTCTAAAGTTTGTTCTTTAAGGTTTTGGGTCCTATTTTCTCTTCTATGACTGCATGCAGAGAGGAGTCGTGGGTGGGAGGACCTTTGCCTCTGTGGTATGGTCCCCTTCCCTTTCTACTGCAAGAAAGCTCCTTCATGGGGACTATCTGGGATTCTAGCTCCACGAAGTTGGAGGAAGCAGGCCACAGTTGGACTTCTCTGGATTCTCCCCATCCCGACTTGCAGGAGAACATAGTGCAAGCCCCTTATCACCAGTGGATGCCATGAGATCCACAAAGAAAAACTGGTCAAAACACTAGCTTCTTCTACTGGGGGAGAGGAAAACCACACTCACACCCCTCCTCTACCACAATGGAAGAATTCAGAAGAAACACTATCTGTAAATCATTAGAACTCATAGATTTTCTTCTCCCCTGCATGGGTTAGTCACATATAAGGAAGAACGGAGCCCTTTCTTTGCAAGTTATACAGTATATGCTCCTTCCAAAAAGTAACTTTACATGTACGTTATTTAGGAGAAATTCATTGTTTCTTTTCCACCCTACATCAGTATCTCTGACAGAAACCAACAGATATATGTAGTGTTGGAAAAGGTCAAACAGTGACAGCACTTGCCTTAAGCTGAAGACTTTCTGCTTTAGAATTTCTCATATTTGACACTGTCTTAGCAGACAAGTGCAATAAATATGTGAATATTATGCGAGATGTAATTATCAGTAACAACTATGTACTGATTGTAGGGCCCAAACCTGCTCTTATTGAAGTCGCAGGCATGTTGGCATTTATTTTAATAGGAGCATGATCAGGTCAGATCAGTTTATTTTGATAAAGGCATATCAGGGCAAATCTCATAGTTGACATCACCAAGTGCTGAGCTGTTGAAGTCCAGTGAGTTGTCTCTACTTATGCCAGTGATGACTTTGGCCCATTCAATGTAAGACAGTTTTGGTGACTGATTTTCAAATTAGAAAAAATAGATAAATGTATAAATTTTTCTATTTTCAGTTACCCAACCATCATCATCAACAGTACCCAAAACAGAAGACCAGCGACCTCAGTTAGGTGTGTGTAACTTTATTTAAGTTGGATATGGGTTAAATGGAATATATTGAAAGTGATCTGAAGTGCACTGTAGTCTGCCAACAAATAGCCAACCGCGAGAGCAGACACAAGCAATTAGCAGAGAACCCCTCATAGTGGCTGAGCTCATTGTAGCATCCTGCACGGTGGCTGAATTGTGTATTCGTGTCTTGTGTATACAGTTAACTCAAACTGAGACCCCCATGACCTACAAATCAAAGATTCAAGAATACAAATTAACAATTTGCTGGAAAGTTGGATGTGGTGGACCTCCAATTTGCCAACATGCTGTCACAGCTCATTGTGACTTCCTTTTAGTAATTCTTACAAGGGTCTTGTTGCCTTTAAGGGGATCAATGAACTATTAAGCAAAGCACACATATTCAGTTCAAGTACAAAAATGTGGAATCTAAGGATTTCAAAGAATTCTGTTCATAATGGCTGATTGGAGTATTAGCATCAGAAAAATGTACAGAAGTGAAGATTTAAATATCTAGGAGAAATATAGATAGAACTAGAATTCCTCACATAATCCTACTAGAGTTTGAAATCCTGGACTACTGAAACACAGGGCTGAAAGTTGGAAGGATTTCCATTCTGTTGGGTAACCATCAGGAGAAAGTATCAGTTTTATCAGATTATGTTCAAGTAATCTTGAAAGGCAGAAGAGTTTTGTGGCTGGCAAGCAATTAGTTCGTTATATGGGACAGAAACCCATAGTATTAAGTTAGATTGTCCCTTGAATGAGAAAGTACATCACAAAAGCACTAATGGCTTTTACTAATGGCAAAATGATAGAAATGGGAGATGAAGTACACCTGCAGAATAATCTGGATTCAGATGGACACGGATTCTATGTTTTTGAAATGGACTTTTCATTATTCTGGATTTTGTTATAGCTAAATAAGAATATGTGCATGACTGCATTCCATTAGCTTGAACTATTTATATGTATGTGGTCTGAGAAGTATTATTATTGCTGTTTGTCAAAATAGCATTTTTTAGTTTAATATAATTGTGCCTCCAAAGGCTTTCAAGAAATATATTGGTAATTTATGTAAACTTTTTGAGAACATTTAATTGCTGTGTGTGCGCTATGAttagtattttacatttataaagaACACAGTCTGAGTATTCTCTTGGCTGTAAAACTGGAAGCCAACTGAGAGCAGCTGTCAAGTGGTCAGAGAACTCAGGGCCTTGAGAAAGACTTGAAGCTCTTCTACTGCCCTCTAGTTTTGGCTTTGATATTTGTGGAACAGAatcccttttctgtttgtttcttgatttgagctgggattttcaaaggagcctaaaggaaTTCCATGCAAGAGCCATTGAAATGCtatgggagctgggtgcctaactccctttggcttctttgaaaatcccacccatgggTCTTATATAGGATATTCCTTAATGGATCAAATTTTCATAGGCGATTCAACCCAACCTCCATTGCATGCATTCAGCTATGTACTTGAAAAGCACTTAGTGGGTGCTATTTTTGTACATTAAAGGTTTTGCTTTGCATTCGTAAATTCTGCTATTTGTTTATTCAAAAATAGTGCACAAAAATGAGTGATGTGAAACAAACTAGGTCACACAGAAATAGAGGCCACAGCCCAATTAGAGCAGAATCTGTCACTTTGTTATATGTAGTGTGGGACATGGATCacatgcaggtttaaactagtataaatggcTCAGAACTGAGAGTGCCAGTCTCaagtcagactgtcagaaaacagggcagacaccccaaactggtggtatattctataataGATTTCACCAAGACAGTAACAAATGTGCATTCCTGTATTACTATATTAGTCTTACCATAGAGTCACAAACAGTTCTCTGAGGCTCTCCAGtgcatcttgccacccagacaaactagaCTTTGATACTGGTCATGTTATGCCAAATACCACATCACATTAGGTTACTCCCaaccccaaagggccagtcattTAGTCCAGGTCAAATTGGCAGTCTggatctcaccaaagacaatgctgaagccaatttctctagtaaaccaactaaagatttattagctaaaaaaagaaatgagagtaattgagaggttaaagcagataaaatttATTAATCAGTGAGTCAAAGCTTATAAGTCCAAAATGTTAAGAGAGTTGTAGTAATTTGCTAGACTTCCAAAAGTTCCTCGGAGTTGCCCAGTGTAATTCTGGGCATCTCTGTCCACTTGTTAAGTATTccaccctgttagaatccaaaacAGTTCAGAGATGCAGGATCATTCCCTTAAACCAGTATTTATAGATCTTTCACCCAGAAGACAAATTGACAGGTGTCTTCACCCATGTAGGTCCTTCCTTAGAGGAAGAATAAATAATGCAGACAGTCTGTGAATTCCCATTGTTACTTAATGGCCCTGGCTTTGAAGTGAACAAGCTTCTTCATTTACATCCATTAAGTCCTTCATTAACAAATGCAATGTTTCTTTGAGGAGCAACAGCAAATAACATtctttcattagttttcatgaggTTCACATCAAACATTTGACATCGACACACACTTACATCTAAGTTTATCTAATCATAGGGGACACATGAGATATACATTATGTAATAGCCAAGAACTGGTTATAGATAAGTGAAGACAATAACATTAGCATTTCACTGGTTTTCAttaatttaaagcaaatgtaaTTACCGTGGCATATGCTATGTAAATGTAAGTGATAACAACCCCTTTGTTCTATTctaacaagtgaattggcctatgCCTAGTAGCCCACATAACATTTCTTTGAGAGTCACACAAAAGTGAATTGGCCTATGGCTCTGATCTGAGCTGGCAACTGCTAGACAGCATCACAtctattattctcacagcaaaatgactgaccaagtattattatctTATGAGCTACAATTGGCtaataacacagtaaaagcatcctggTTGGTTAATGATTAAACCACAGAGTGtgttaatatcatgtgctgcagagagccgcaggagacacattaaagagccacttgcagctcgcAAAGTCTGAGTGTCACTGATGTAAAGTAAGGAAGGATGGGAAGGGGGCAACTCCTCCTTTTCTGCTAAATCTAGAAGGGCACTCGCCTTCCTCTCCTTGCTTTGGATAAGCAGCACTCCCTCAACAGCTCTTCCTTCTCTTTGGCTGGTGCCTTCCTATTTCAGTGTACTTTAACTACTGGACTTGGACAGGGAGATCTCATGTGATACCACACAGTTTGCAGGTCCTTAGGTAGACTGAGCATTTGTGTATGTATCTGTGACAGTTACATGTGCAAAGAGGTGTGCATGCATATTTGTGTGCACTCAATCCAGACCATGTTTTGTAAATCTGATCCTTTGTTTTGCCATTTTGAACTTATTCTAAAAAcacttttcattaaaatgaactcagaacacaagaaaacaacaaggagtctggtggcaccttgaagactaacagatttatttgggcagaagctttcatgggtaaaacaccacttcttcagatacatggactgaaaattacaaatgcaggcattatataatgacacatgaagagaagggagttacctcacagtggagaaccagtgctgacagggccaattcgatcagggtggatgtagtccactcccaataacagatgaggaggtgtcaattccaggagaggcaaaggtGCTTTTCTAATGAGCCAGcgactcccagtccctattcaagtccaaattaatggtgttaaatttgcaaatgaattgtagttctgctgtttctctttgaagtctgtttctgaagtttttttgttcaagtatagctactttcaaatctgttagagaatgtccaggaagattgaagtgttctcctactggcttttgtatgttactattcctgatgtccgatttgtgtccatttattcttttacgtagggactgtccggtttggccaatgtacatggctgaggggcattgctggcacatgatggcatgtataaCATtcgtagacgtgcaggtgaatgagcctctgatggtgtggctgatgtggttgggtcctctgatggtgtcgctagagtagatatgaggacagagtaggcaacgaggtttgctacagggattggttcctgagttagtgtttctgtgatgtggtgtataggtgctggtgagtatttgcttcaggttggggggctgtctgtaagcgaggactggcctgcctcccaagatctgtgagaatgagggatcgttttccaggataagttgtagatcgttgataatgtgctggagaggttttagctgggggctgtacgggatggccagtggtgttctgttcttttccttgttggacctgtcctgtagtaggcgatttctgggtacctgtctcgctctgtcaatctgtttcctcgcttccccaggtgggtattgtagttttaataatgattgataaagatcttgtttgtctctgtctgagggattggagcaaattcagttgtatcttagggcttggatgtagacaatggatctggtgatgtgtcctggatggaaactggaggcatgtaggtaagtatagtggtgaGTAGGTTTctagtatagggtggtgtttatgtgaccatcacatcacttattagcactgtagtgtccaggaagtggatctcttgtgtggactggccgaggctgaggttgatggtggggtggaaattgttgaaacccaggtggaattcttcaagggcctccttcctgtgcatccatatgatgaagatgtcatcaatgtagcgcaagtagaggaggggtgctaggggacgagagctgaggaagcgttgttctaagtcagtcataaaaatgttggcatactgtggggccatgctggtacccatagcagtgccactgacttgaaggtataagtcatccccaaatctgaaatggttgtgggtgaggacaaagtcacaaagctcagccaccaggtgtgctgtggcctcatcagggatactgttcttaacagcttgtagtccatcctcttgtggaatattggtgtgaagagcttctacatccatggtggccaggatggtgttttcaggaagatcaccaatgcattgtagtttcctcaggaaatcagtggtgtcttgaagatagctaggagtgctggtagtgtggggtctgaggagagagtccaaatagccagataatcctgctgtaagagtgctgatgcctgagatgatggggtgtccagggtttccaggtttatggatcttgggtagcagataaaaTACCCCTGGTCgtggctctaggggtgtgtctgtgtagatttgttcccgtgctgtagcagggagttaaataattttaatttatttaataattaaataattttcttAAGTAAATCAATTATCATTTTAATACAACTGGGTGATAATTtcactttttttcagtttttaatagtCCTTTTGTTGGCAAACAAATGCAGAGTATTGCAACTTAACAAGACTCTGAAGTAGGGTTTCTTGCCTTTTTTGTAATAAGATCGgaatttcaaaaatgatttatGTAATTACAACCTTTTAATTCATTTCTTTTGTCCATATTTTTGTAGATCCCTATCAGATTCTTGGACCAACCAGCAGCCGTCTTGCAAATCCAGGTGAGAAGGAGTTTTGCTGCCCGAGGGATGATTTTTCTTCAAATTTCACATTTTATCTCTATCACTTGTTTTAGATTGAAGGCAAGGTTCAGAATgcagtgaaatcaataggaattaaTCAGTGGAGTCTGATGGCAGCTAGTGGATTGCAAGATTTGTAATCATATGAGTAGTCTTAGTGAATTCAAAGAGGGTCAGTGCAAGGCATATGCAGTACTTAAGCCTTATTTTGAGAGcttaagtgggatttaagcagTGCATTGGACTTGCAGTGGCCCattgcacagggctgaatttcatccAAAGAGAACAAGGCAAGTAAAATTAGTCCCATTATTAGAttagaaaggaagagagagcagTGAATATTTGGCCAGTGTGTAACGTGACAGATTTCTCCAGTGACCTAGGCCCTGTCCACATAGTCAAACTGTGTTTTTCATTATTAGAAATATATTTAATCCATAAAAAATGCTattcaaattattaaataatggCAGTTCATTTCATTCAAATGTTCTATacagggggccagatcctcagctggtgaagcTTAACATCCAGTTTACCctcactgaggatctggcccaggatgTCCTCAGCTATGAAAATATTGGTTTCATGTCACAAGTAAAATCACTAAAGTGAGCTTTTCTTTTTGAcaccaattttatttatttgcagaaaTGATGCCGCATACTAGACTAGACAAATACAAGAGACTTTTAAACAGACAACTTTATGAATTGACAAGCAGTAAAATGGGAAAGCAGAATCCCCTCTGGAAAGAAACAACTGGGTTAGAAGTCTCAGAGACATTCTCCCAAGGCTATAGTTCCAAGAAAAATCAGAAGATGTTGTTTAAATATGGAATTCCATCCAGGAATATCTTATTGAACGCAATCCGAACTATGGCCTATAATGTTAAAAGgcgagggcagggggagggagagaaggtcAGGGAGCTTCCTGGTAAACTGTTATTGATATACTATGGACCAGACTGATTTAACTGTTCATCTGACTCCACTATAGTCCGTCTGGTTTTACAACAATATacctgagatcaaaatctggtcCAACAGACTAGCAATGCATATGCCAAATACTGTTACCCCTTCTTTAGCAGCCAAAGGGTAGAATGCTCCTTTCTCTCTACTCCCTTTTTCTATTGTTAGTAAGATTTTGTTCTGTAAGAATGATCAATTCATCATGATGATTCTTTTGATGATATTGTTGTGACCTGTTTAGGTTAGGAGTATTTCAACACTAATGGCTCTTTTTCCCTGTCATTTAGCTGTATGGTATAGTTACATCAAAGTTAtagtttagtttgcattttaaGATAAAGATTTTTGTATGCCATAAAAAACCAAATGAGAATTACAGCTGTTTTCAAGAGggctaagggagttaggtgtccaAATCCCATTACAATTCATTGGAaattgggcatctaactcccttaaACTGCTTTGCAAATCCCAGCGTAGCACATATAGCATCAACTTTTGCTAGCCTTGTGCCTATGGCATTgtgaaaagagctaatgtgatatGTCCTGGATAGAGATACATGTTAACATTTGGGGAGAGCCACGGGTATGGAATTTCTATAAACTATTATTCCTGCACTTTAACAAGTTTTGTGTATTTATAAAATGGTGAAATTACTCTCTCATTAAAAGGAAATTGACAGAAACCATTTATTTTCCTATGACTATATATTACATTTGGAAGGCAAGTGTTTATATTAAAACATATGTCGGATTGTTTATTCAGAAATTTGTGTTTTGTCCAGTGCTGGACTGTTTATTGATTTTCCAACTCTAATCCTCTAGTTATATTTCATGTATTAAAAGTGCGTGCTTTGCTCATACCACggattcttttgtttgtttgtttatttaaacatGTTAATGGAACAGAAGAAATTCATTAAGAACAGTTTGCATAAATATCATTTAAAGGAATAAAAGTTTCAGTTGCACTGAAGTATAAACTGCTAATATATTTCAGATGTGACTTTAGATTGATATGATAGTCCACCCTTATAAACTTTCTAAAGAAATGCTCATTTATTAGACCCAtatatctgctttttaaaaaaaatctaatttttggaCAGAGATATACAGTACTTAGACGTTAGCACCAAAAATCTGTTTGGCAAATTCTGCTGACATTGCGACTGCAATATACAGAGCACTGAATGCTGTTACAGAGTATCAGTGCTGCTTTGTCATAAAATACTACTTTTTTACATGAATGTCGGTGGCAGGACCCATCTAATACTACTGCCAACTGTTTAAaaggtttgtgttttatttttatgatgtTGTGTAGAGCCCTACTGCAAAGTTGTCAACAACAACACAAATTCTTTCTCTTTAAGATTTAATTTCCAAAGAAGGGAGAAATACCAGTGCTTGGAATCATAACTTCAGCAGTCGCTTTCACTCCTGTTTGACAGAGAACAATTACAAGAACTCACTTTATAgaccttttaatttctttctcAAATGCTGTGCAAGGCAGACAGATGCAATGCAACAGCAATCTAATGAGTTTCCATTCTACATTTCCCTAACTATTGGAAATGGGCGATATGGTTTGGAAAAGATCCAGCTTTCTCTAAACTTCTCCATTTTGTGTAGGTTTATTCCATAATGGAGAAAATGTAGTTGCAAAATGATATTGTGGGAATTATTATGCAAGCGAAAGCTGTTTGTCCTGAACTTTAGGTATTAGTTTCCTATATCTGTGTTGTATTATTTCACCATCAATTTTCCAAAGTAAATGACATGAGGTAATTATTAAATATGCACATAATGGCATTTTGCCTTTCAAAATAGGGAAAACAATACTTTAAATTATGGCCCCTGCTGTGCcgatttttttttgagagagagacatTAGTTAGACTGGGAGACAGGCGCAGAGGTTGCAACATTTCCTAATTAGGGCTCTGTGGTGAAAATGCACTTGGATTTCATATGTGAAAGTCGGGAAGTGTTGATGTCCTGATGTTGTTAGTCATTGGTTCTTCACTTTTTCACCCCCCAACCATAGGGAGTGGACAGATACAACTGTGGCAGTTTCTGCTGGAACTCCTGTCTGATAGCTCCAATTCCAACTGCATTACCTGGGAGGGCACCAATGGAGAGTTCAAGATGACTGACCCTGATGAAGTAGCCCGGCgctggggagaaaggaaaagcaaACCCAACATGAACTATGACAAACTCAGTCGTGCACTCCGTTATTACTATGACAAAAATATTATGACTAAAGTCCATGGTAAGCGTTATGCCTACAAGTTTGACTTCCATGGAATAGCTCAGGCCCTCCAGCCTCATCCTCCAGAGTCATCCATGTATAAGTATCCAACAGACCTACCCTACATGAGCCCCTACCATGCACACCCTCAGAAGATGAACTTTGTAGCTCCACATCCTCCTGCTTTACCCGTAACTTcctccagcttttttgctgccccTTCTACATACTGGAATTCACCAACTGGAAGCATCTACCCTAATACGAGGCTTCCAGCCACCCATATGCCTTCTCACCTTGGCACCTACTactaaggaggaaaaaaataagagaCACTTCTCCATGGAATATAGTACCCAGTTAATTATGATGAACTATCTTGGAGAACATGAATTAAAAATGCCTAAAAGTGACATGAAAAAGTTTGACTGGGGGGAAAATGTCAAAAGACGCTTTGTAGTAGGGAAAGTATTCAAGAAGTATAAAGATGCTAAAATGTAATGTATATGGGCATCGAATCTGTGGACCAAACAACAAAAGACTGTTGTAGGTAAAAGCATGAAATGATAAGGACAACCTACAAAAGAAAGTGGTCTTAAAAATTTGATAAGCTTCTGTGTAAAGTTTGATATCTTGCTAATGCAAACTGGGACTATACTACAGCAATATAAGGATCATTCTATAGTGACCTAACATACAGTATATgcattcattaaaaacaaaaaacaaaacaaaaaaaaaaccccaaaccaaaaaaaccacctgtatttaaaaaaatggaaacatatcAAAAAGACTGGTTGAATATGGAAGTTGATTTGGAATACAACAGCGTTGGTTTTGGTTAAACTCAAAAGGCATTCCATTCATTGTAAAGGTATCAGCTATTTCAAACTGTGAAGACAACCCAAGCTTTAAGATTCCGTGACAATACTACAGGAACCCTGAGCCAAACATTGGAATTGAGAATGTACTGAAAGGCAAGAGTATGATTGTAGATCAAGGGCCTGCATCTGATACAGGAAGtagaaaggaggaagaggaggacgaaGACGAGAATGGGAGAAAAGAAACTTCTTTACCAGTAGATACTGAAGAGACTGAAAACTTGGTAGTGTTGGGACTATAAAGAATTACTTGTTTGGACTTGAGAAATATTTTGATCAGTATTATACCATTCCCAGTATTATAGAAGGAatagacttgatttttttttttaaagtggagaaAGGGAAAAGCAGTAGAATTCAGAAATCAGAATATGcatctctttaaaaaagggaaaactgGAATTGTCTGATATTTAAAAGTAACATTTAGGACCTCATCATTATTAAGGGAGCTTGTTTTCTACTGGTTTAAGGTAAGAGACAACCCCCGACTGCCAAAATCAGATATCATGTAAGTATTTTTGTTAGGCGGGCGCCAGTTTTTCTTTTTCGAGTCGCGAACGCTGTGCGTTTGTCAGAATGAAGTATACAAGtcaatgttatttttttcctttttatataataattatataaCTTATGCATTTATACACTACGAGTTGATCTCGGCCAACCAAAGACACAAAAAAGGGACAATCAAAAATATTGTGGCCTTGAATTTTAACTCTGTATGCTTAATGTTTACATTATGAACTTATTAGTACTTAGAATGCAGAATGTATGTAATAAAATAAGCTTGGCCTAGCATGGCAATTCAGATTTACACTGTAGTCTGTATTTGTATTTGCATTTGTAGTGACCAAGATGCCTATTAGATCTTCTTCCTAAATggtttcaatattttaaaatattcggtttaaatttttttttatttatgaattTTAGCAATCATGCAAATGAGGGACAAATCCACACAGTTCTGTTAATACACCTGAATTCTGCCGTACAGCACCTCTCTTGTTCCTGTCCTGAGCTTCTCTTGAGTGGAGATTGTAAACTGTGCCAAATTTTTTGATGACTTTGTGGCCAAACATGAAAATGAAGTCTAGAACTGGGAGAAGGTTGTGATCCAGAAATTCTTTTTTCATCATCATATGAGAAATCCCAGCCTACATCTTACTACTATATTAGAGTTTGTTGAACTATCATAGAATCTTGCTATTAACACATACTGTATCATTACAGTACAatagcagctggtcctggaacccacaagaggagaggcaattcttgatttagtccaaagtggagcacaggatctggtccaagaggtacatatagctggactgcttggtaatagtgaccatgatataattaaatttaacatccctgtggcgggaaaaacaccacagcagcccaacac carries:
- the ERG gene encoding transcriptional regulator ERG isoform X4, whose translation is MIQTVPDPAAHIKEALSVVSEDQSLFECAYGTPHLTKTEMTASSSSEYGQTSKMSPRVPQQDWLSQPPARVTIKMECNPNQINGSRNSPDDCSVAKGGKMVSGSDNVGMNYGSYMEEKHVPPPNMTTNERRVIVPADPTLWSTDHVRQWLEWAVKEYGLPDVDILLFQNIDGKELCKMTKDDFQRLTPSYNADILLSHLHYLRERGAAFIFPNTSVYPEATQRITTRPDLSYEQARRSAWTSHSHPAPQTKVTQPSSSTVPKTEDQRPQLDPYQILGPTSSRLANPGSGQIQLWQFLLELLSDSSNSNCITWEGTNGEFKMTDPDEVARRWGERKSKPNMNYDKLSRALRYYYDKNIMTKVHGKRYAYKFDFHGIAQALQPHPPESSMYKYPTDLPYMSPYHAHPQKMNFVAPHPPALPVTSSSFFAAPSTYWNSPTGSIYPNTRLPATHMPSHLGTYY
- the ERG gene encoding transcriptional regulator ERG isoform X5, with amino-acid sequence MQSPFMRASNFLEALSVVSEDQSLFECAYGTPHLTKTEMTASSSSEYGQTSKMSPRVPQQDWLSQPPARVTIKMECNPNQINGSRNSPDDCSVAKGGKMVSGSDNVGMNYGSYMEEKHVPPPNMTTNERRVIVPADPTLWSTDHVRQWLEWAVKEYGLPDVDILLFQNIDGKELCKMTKDDFQRLTPSYNADILLSHLHYLRERGAAFIFPNTSVYPEATQRITTRPDLSYEQARRSAWTSHSHPAPQTKVTQPSSSTVPKTEDQRPQLDPYQILGPTSSRLANPGSGQIQLWQFLLELLSDSSNSNCITWEGTNGEFKMTDPDEVARRWGERKSKPNMNYDKLSRALRYYYDKNIMTKVHGKRYAYKFDFHGIAQALQPHPPESSMYKYPTDLPYMSPYHAHPQKMNFVAPHPPALPVTSSSFFAAPSTYWNSPTGSIYPNTRLPATHMPSHLGTYY
- the ERG gene encoding transcriptional regulator ERG isoform X6; amino-acid sequence: MASTIKEALSVVSEDQSLFECAYGTPHLTKTEMTASSSSEYGQTSKMSPRVPQQDWLSQPPARVTIKMECNPNQINGSRNSPDDCSVAKGGKMVSGSDNVGMNYGSYMEEKHVPPPNMTTNERRVIVPADPTLWSTDHVRQWLEWAVKEYGLPDVDILLFQNIDGKELCKMTKDDFQRLTPSYNADILLSHLHYLRERGAAFIFPNTSVYPEATQRITTRPDLSYEQARRSAWTSHSHPAPQTKVTQPSSSTVPKTEDQRPQLDPYQILGPTSSRLANPGSGQIQLWQFLLELLSDSSNSNCITWEGTNGEFKMTDPDEVARRWGERKSKPNMNYDKLSRALRYYYDKNIMTKVHGKRYAYKFDFHGIAQALQPHPPESSMYKYPTDLPYMSPYHAHPQKMNFVAPHPPALPVTSSSFFAAPSTYWNSPTGSIYPNTRLPATHMPSHLGTYY